The sequence below is a genomic window from Oreochromis aureus strain Israel breed Guangdong linkage group 12, ZZ_aureus, whole genome shotgun sequence.
TTACTGGAGGACGGGCAGGCGGCTTAGGTAGAAGCAGAGAGGATGATGAACTGTGTCCAGGcttttattcacaaaatgtCCAATCCTGTAGCCACAGTAAGACAACATGCCTCTTTGTGTCTCGTTATGCTTTATGCTCTTTATTCTGTTATGTGAGTTTTGTTTCGTCATTGTATTCAGTACATTCAGCTGTTTCCAAGGCCATAAGAAACCAGGTAATTGAACATTCATGATGCGGGGAGCCAGAATGACTCACTCAGTTGTTCTGCTGGGTCAGTCTTATGACGGTCTTTTAGTCATCAGCTGAATTGGTGTGTCATTTGTTAAAGAGGCTACAGGTTGTGTTGTTCAGTGTTACAAGTTCATTGTGTGCTTTGTTAGCTCCATTTATTACACAGCATTATATTTTCTAATATATGCTCTAAAACACAAATGTAATGTGTGCCATCTGAGCTAATACAGTCTGTTTTTGTCATCACAGAAATCTTAAGAAATGGACCAAGATAATCCGACCCAGCTACAGAGCTCAGAGGACAACCCAAACAACGAAGCAGCAGCTGTAACAGCAACTTCAGCTACGCCTTCAGATACGTCAGCTCCTGCCACCGACTCAAGCACTGGCCAACACGCAGTGCCTGCCAGGCCTCGGCGGCCCCAGAGGACCGCCAGAGTTGAGGGCTCTGTAGATATCTCTGAACTCAAAGCCGAGCCCAAAGCAGAACCCACTGCACTGCCTAACCAGGAGGAGTGCGACCCTGATGGCAATGTGGCCAGTCATTCCAAACCCTCTTGCCCTTCAGCAGTCAAGCCCTCAGGAGAGTATACTGGGCCTGGCATTAAGGCTGGTCCTAAAGGTCCAGGCCACCACCCAGTAAGAGCTGCCTCCGTGCCCCACCCATCTGCCAGCAGGCCTGTGCCTCATCACCTGAACCCTCATGCACATAGAGCTCTCTCTGTGGCAGGTACAGCTGACACTCAGGCGCAGACTGTGGACGACTTCAGGCAAGtttcccctgtgtgtgtgtgtgtgtgtgtgtgtgtgtgtgtgtgtgtgtgtgtgtgtgtgtgtgtgtgtgtgagcatgccTCTGCAGGCCCTGTCCTGCCCAGACAGCTGAGACAGATTAACTGTGGCACAcatcacatttatttatattcattGATAGTGACACTGGAAGGTTGCGATTATAGTAAACATGAGGCCAAAGTGTGGCGAGTTTTTGCAGAATGATGTCACagaatttttattattattgtttctgTGCCACAAATTTAGGAATAATGGCCTGAATTTTGAAAAGTTTCATTAtagatttttaatgtttttataaatTACATAATAACCCATTTATGGAGTGAAACTTCTTTCTGTTAAACCTTTCTGCTAAGGGTAATATATTTTTACCTGAATGGCCTTTGTGTCTGTCCTGACAACTGGATGTCTGAGGTGAAGCCTCGCAATTAAACTGTATCAGCCGACACTGATGAATCAATGACCTTGACGATATTACCACAATCAGATACCCAAGTTCATCCTCACATCCAGTTGGTAACTCTCACAGAAGCCATGTTATTGAAGTTGCTTTGGCCTAGTCACAGTTGCTGTGCATCTGCAAGCCACTTGgcaacccacctccaccccaCTGCACCTTTCTTGCTGTGTCAGGCTCAataattgttgttgttgatgcctGGGCTGTTTTTACTTGCTGTGGCttcagaaggatagcagcagaGCCATAACACCAAATATCAAGGTTGTAGTAACACTGATTTAAATAAGGTTTAGAGTAAGGTgaactatttaaaaaataaaaatgggaaataataGAGGCAGCAGTGACCTGTTTTATATTTGGTCATAGTGAAATGTAGATTAGTTCTCAGGGGATCTTTTTTTATAGAAGCACAAAAATTAAGCAAATGATAAGAAGTTCAATGAAGATGAATTTAATGATAACACTATTAGATGCTGAGCACTGTAAAAAGCAATTAGTCCCCCTGCATTAGGAAGAGGTTTCATACTTATTGGTATGCTTAAATGTTTTGATATGTAAAATATTGTATCAGATTATGAGATCCTTTATTTAGGATAAAGAGAGGTGACTGTATCCTCACCACATCTTACACCTTTGGATTTATTTGGCATATAAAGTAGAAACTTTGTGATGTAGGCATGCTATACTCCATTAAATCCATTTTCTCAGTATTGCATGTAACTGGATCCTGGCCCAGTGTACACTCTGGCTGAGAGACAAGGTTTACCCTGGAGATCTCTAGTCTTTTAAAGAGCCAATTAGAGCTACAAAGATAAACATGTcctcacatttacatttatatgaGTGATTTAGGTTTTATTTACTTTGTCTGCATGTCTTTGACTGGCCCAGGTGCTGGGAACAACATTATCAGTTTGTCTGTTGCTGCTGGCTTTCAGtgccatttatttttataaaatgagTGACTTTGTGAAGCTAAAGTAAGCCTGTGCTGTGTTAGTGATTTGTAGACGATGTCACATAATATTGAAAGACGGTCAAGGCTTTGCATTGTAGTGAAACATTGACTGAAAGGATTCATGTCGGTGTGATCTGCTGTTGCGTTCACAGTCTGTAGGTTGTGACACAGGTGAGTAGGAGATGAGTGCTTGCGAGAGTTATTATATAACGTCCTTTTCCATCAGGGTGCACATCATCACTTGGAACGTGGGTTCAGCCACACCACCCGATGACATCACTTCTCTGCTCGGGCTGAATGTGGGTGACGGAAACACAGACATGTACATCATCGGGTGAGTGTTTTGCCTCGGCTAGCTCGTTTGTTCAGCATTAAAGCCGGTTCGCCTGTTTATGTGCACGTCAACGCTGCAGACAATGCCTCTAATGAGCAGTCAGGCCCAGATTTGAACGTTTCTCTCTCcctatggaaaaaacaaaagcgcTTTGATTACATTATCAAAGCACGCTCTCATTAGCTCCTTTTCCTTGTCTGTCTGCTCTTGACCCTTTTACCCTGTtctgtgtcttttttgtttttcttcaaggcTGCAGGAAGTGAACTCAATGATTAACAAAAGACTGAAAGACGCCCTCTTCACAGACCAGTGGAGCGAAGTCTGCATGGAGAGACTCAGCCCCTTTGGTTATGTGCTGGTCAGTAATGGCTTCTGTTGTAAACACATATGCACACTCTTATGTTGAAGTGTTCAACAGTTTCGATGTATCGTGGGATTCCTGACGAGCTCGCCGCTTCTTACTCTCTCAGCTCATTTTGTTCCCTGAGCAACGGATGGGGTGATAATTTGCTAGAAGCATGTAATGTCAGCGAATCTGTTATCTCATCCTGTCTGCCAGGCTGCTAATGTCGAGCTCTTACTGACTGTCGGTGTCCCTTTGTGAACCTTCAGACCTGTgctcctctttctctgtctttctgtatCACTATAGCTACATATACCGATTGTAGGTGTACTAATATAGAAGATGGGGATAAGTACAATCTTAAGATCTCCAGTAGGTTTCATGTGTAACAAAGAGTTAAGAAAATACAGATTAGTTTTATTAAATTTGCTAAAATGATCATCAACATTTATTTTCCATCATATTTAATTCCAGTACGCCCATAGACACAGTCCCACACACCAGTGCACACTCTTCAGTCTCTCCTTATAGACAGCGTAGGAAAGTCAGTCTGAGTACAAGTAGAAAAAAATCCATGTACAGTCCATAAAATCCAGAGATAAGAGTAATGCAAATCCACAGTTTATGATGAAAAAGATATTGTCTTTGATGATGAGAAGAAATTACCcagcagcaggaaaaaaagagagagactcATCGTTGGATGATCCCCTTTGATCTTCAGTAAGTTCAGCCCACTGTTATTTCCACAGGTCGCTTTATTTAGTGGCTTGTCCTCAGTCTCCTGAAGCCCCTTTTGCAGTATTtccacctttattttttttaactcctgTTCCAGGCATTcaccacaaaataaaatgtactaCTATTATAGCTCATAGACGAGATGTAATGATGCTGTAAAGATTAATCATAGTTAACCACTGTTTTAATAGGAAAACAAAAGTCAAGAAACAGGATTCTTATGTGGAATAAGTGTTATGCACATATTTCTAGCATATATTTAATGttgtttcaaaatcaaataaggcaataaaggaataaaaacattattgtcagataaaaattaaaaccttttgatttcttttgtgttgtttgtttgtgtttaacgCTGTGGTTGGTGTTTGTCTGGCTGGGTCTGCAACAATGCTTGGCTCAGTTGGCATGGTGAGCCAGGCTGCGTGAATCAGCTGTCGAGTTGAAAGAGCTAGACAAACGTCTCCCAGggtgctgttttatttttggatCTCGTtgttgtcagtgttgatggGCCTCTGACAGTGTGACTGATGCTGTCCTCGGGCTGTTTCGCGGTCCTGCTACGTTAGTTTAAACCTTGTTAATAATCATCACGATGtgaccttttttgtgtgtttctagtAGAAATCTATGCCGTGAACAGGTCGGGGATGTTGTCAGGCTAACAAGTAAAGTGAGATGCACGATTGTGGCAGTAGGAAGCTGTTTAGTCATGACATGGTGAAAAGAAACGTAGTAACAAGACACACCGTCTATACTTTCTGCTTTGAGATACTCTGCTCGCTGTGACTCATTGTTGGGTTCAAACTGACTGCTACAAGCACAAGAAAGCCTTTCATTGCAGCTTACAACACATTTTTTCTGGCCATTCACTGCACGGTTCCTGCTGATGTTCACCATAGTTCCTGTACAAGGACGCTACGATTTAAGTGCACTGAATAGGAAAGGCAGTCTGGCCTTTCTGATTGGAAAGTGGTTTAATCCACTAAATGcaagacttttctttttctgtgtttctgtgtccaTCTCTGTTAGAGATGATTAAGAATCCACTGAACTTTTTCCAAATAACATCACACTCACAGCTCATTTCTTTAGTCATGTGTGTGCTGTACAAGGTCAAAGATACGCTGCTGGACTAAtggccctctctctctctctctctctctctctctctctgcctctcacacATTTGTCTTTGGGCTTTAATGTCTTTTCTGTGCTTGGTCAAAATGTGGCTTGGCAGCCTTCAGCagatttctgtgttttgttttgtttttttctttgttaaattATGATGATGGGAATTTCTGTTCATCCACAGTGTATGCAGGCCAAGGTACCCTCTCCTCAGACAAGTGCACGCAGACCCGATCGTTATGTGTCCTCacacaaatcacaaaaaaaagaagttggTCCACTTTACGGTTCACTAGAATCCATTATGCAACAGCCAGTTAGTGTGCAAGCAAGAGGATCTCCTGTCACGTGGAGATGTATGCCTCCATTTCCACCCGCGGGGCATTTCAGGCTGGGTGTGATTGTGCTTCTTCAGACTGTGGATGGGGGTTGGGATGTGTGGACAACTGGAGAAGGCAGTGGGGAGGAGGCATGAACATGGGAAGGGTTGACATCTCGTGTAAATGGCTCGTCTAGTTTAACTTTGCATGTCACATTCCTCACTGTCttgaaatgaacaaaaataGCACCAGAGGTGCACTAATGTCAAATCCTGCATATTATCATGAAGCGCTTGGTGGGATGTTGAAGGACTTGGAGAAAGGAAAGGGCCAAGTATCAAAGGTTTTAGTGGGTTTTTAACCTCAGCAAGTGTAGATGCTGTAGCAAAAGCTGCCCGGGGCTTCATGTGAAGTCGTTGTTGAACTAGACCACATGCTCCTGCAGGCCAAAATGGAAATGCAAGTTGGTAAAAAGAGGACGAGTGCGAGGGATGCCAGGAGATTTTATATTCATGCTGTAAGCCTGATGTGCAAGTGAACTTTACAGCTGCTCTCCTTAGCGAATTATGCAAAGCGTGTCCTCATAACTCTGCTGTCTATTTACATTATCCTGTCTAATTCTTCATGGCTTTCTCTTCTCTAGGTTACATCCCAGCGGATGCAGGGAGTGTTACTGCTGGTTTTTGCCAAATATTTCCATCTGCCGTTCCTGCGTGGAGTCCAGACTGAGACCACTCGCACAGGCCTGGGGGGTTACTGGGTGAGATGGCTACTGACACTTTGTTGTGACCAGCACTGCGTTATGGAAACTTCccacatgaaaacaaagcactaCAAAGAAGTGCACTATATCTCGGTTTTATTTTTAGGCTGGTATCTCTTTCCCACGTACCCTCATGTAGATATGGGACACACCAAATATCTGCACATCAGCTCTTGCACTTTGTTAGCCAAATGTGGCTTCATCCAGTTTTATGTAAATAAAGAGATAGATGCTGATATCTTGCAGCAAGCTGTTATTAACATTTGGAAAAGTCAAGCATAACAAAAATGAACCAAAGGCAAACTGCTGACTGGAGTTATATTCCAATCTAataattttttaatgtgttttaagcttgaaaagtaaaatatgtttttaccaAAAAGCAACTGCTTTACAGCAGTTTTGTCAACAAGCAGTTTTCTTTTGAAAGGAGGTTAGTTGCAACATTTCTACACACACTTTTACTTAAAGTAAAATTCTCCTTTTATAAACTCAAATAACAACCATGTGCACTGCGGGTTTTATAAAGCACCatctttggtgtttttgtgGGTCAGAACAGTGGGAAGTTATGTGCCGACTCATCTTGCCCCCACCTCTGTGCTCTCTGCTGTTATCATTAAATATTGATATTGTTCCTCAGTATTCCTTAACGACTGAACTTCCTGTTTGTGGCTGAGACACGTATTCAATACAGTGGAAAATCCCAGCATATTAATTACTGTCCTTATTGGCTTTTTAATCACTAATAACATACATTGAATTCTTTTGTTTCCAATTAATTTCTCTTCTGCGTGCTCCTTGCTACAGGGGAATAAAGGTGGAGTGAGTGCCCGCATGTCAGTGTACGGTCACACCATCTGCTTTCTCAACTGCCACCTCCCGGCTCACATGGAAAACTCAGATCAGCGGATGGAGGACTTTGAGAGcatcctgcagcagcagcagtttgagGGCCAGGCTGCCACTGGGGTTCTTGACCATGAGTATGTCAGTTcgcagaaacacagaaactttAGGTTAATGTATAAGctatgacaaaaagtcagaCGCTACTTATTCGCTCTATTACGTCAGTCCATTAGGGCTGGAACAGTTGTAAAACCCCAGAGTTTGACTTTGAAAAGGCGGGATCAACTTCACCACTCCACAGATGGAAACGGGAAATCCCACAGAGCACACATTAGTGAGGAGGTGTTAAAATCTGACTTTATCCGTCTCTctcatcattgtggaggaactCTGGATTGGTTTTCTTAACAtcgttgcttcagttcattgatgtttgcaggcattcatttatgcacagctctcttaaggtcctgtcacagcatttcaatctGGTCGAGGTCtagactttgactgggccattaaAGTAGATTTTACTGCTGCACTtcagatcattgtcctgtttcaTGACCCAATTGGGGCCAATCTTTAGCTGTCAGACTCAGGCCTCATATTTGACTtgagaatactttggtatacggTGGAGTTCCTGTTCAGTTCAGTGACTGGAAGGTGCCCGGGTTGCAAAACTGTGCTTTAGATGTTTGATGTGTCTGGTTTGTGGTGCCGTGCATTAATGCTAAACATCAAGGAAATTGTTACCGAAAGTGTCGTGAAATTTGTCATTTAACATGCTGACTGGAGCCTGGGAGAGTCTCGGGTGTAGCTTTTGGGTTTTCTGCACTTTCTCTGAGCGTTGCACAGTCTGATGTTTGGGTCAGTTTGCTGGAACATCCACTCCATTGTGTTAGCATACACTCGAATGATCCAGACCTGCAAACTCATGTAAAATTTGATTGCAAAGTGGGCTATAATTTGATGAGGTTACCCACTGTGGGTGTGAAGCTGTGGCATCTGTGATATGATGAGTGGTAAGGTTGATTTTCTCGCAACGTAAAGAAATCTAGTACCATAAGAAATATCTTTCTTCTTGTAAATTTATGATTTTATAAcctgaaaaaaaatctacactgttttttcttataaatTTTTAGGTCTTGTCcagatatttgtgttttctctgaatatAACCTTCATCTCCATCCTCAGGTTTTTTCCTCTGTATGTATCTGTAAAATCAAACCTAGCGTTGTTTTTCCATGCTCATGGTTCCTGAGGaaaataattacacagtcgTTGAGGTAACTTAAAGCCTCACATTTATTTGAATTCACAAAACTactcctttttttcagtgtggtgTTTTGGTTCGGGGATCTTAATTTCCGCATCGATGACCTGGAGATGCAGGTGGTCAAATCAGCCATTGATAACAACAAGTTTTCAATATTATGGGAAAAGGATCAGGTAAAACCAAACATTTATATGTATGCAATTATTGTAGCTCAGTGCATCTGCATGTGGCCTTCCTCAGAAGCATTAAAAATAACTTGTACTCATCTCATAGCAactgagtgattttttttaaatattaatatatatatatttttatatgttttttaaaaaggagtgtGTATATTGAAATTCTAtccatgtttatttttgttattattattatttcagtgCATTCAGCCTGAAATAAGTGTAAAACCTTATAGAGAAGTTC
It includes:
- the inpp5jb gene encoding inositol polyphosphate 5-phosphatase K translates to MDQDNPTQLQSSEDNPNNEAAAVTATSATPSDTSAPATDSSTGQHAVPARPRRPQRTARVEGSVDISELKAEPKAEPTALPNQEECDPDGNVASHSKPSCPSAVKPSGEYTGPGIKAGPKGPGHHPVRAASVPHPSASRPVPHHLNPHAHRALSVAGTADTQAQTVDDFRVHIITWNVGSATPPDDITSLLGLNVGDGNTDMYIIGLQEVNSMINKRLKDALFTDQWSEVCMERLSPFGYVLVTSQRMQGVLLLVFAKYFHLPFLRGVQTETTRTGLGGYWGNKGGVSARMSVYGHTICFLNCHLPAHMENSDQRMEDFESILQQQQFEGQAATGVLDHDVVFWFGDLNFRIDDLEMQVVKSAIDNNKFSILWEKDQLNMAKDSETVLEGFQEGPLKFPPTYKFDVGTNTYDTSGKKRKPAWTDRILWRLRATAPAGAGKRGSISGLTSGAKVTQHNYRSHMEFTVSDHKPVSSIFTLQFPYKVDIPLVTIIVDDEWNSVADATAIFKLAPNYSRSSWDWIGLFKVGFKHYKDYVGYVWAKQEESDFLRQEHQVTFTEEELPKGSGDFILGYYSNNMSSIVGVTEPFQIVLPTSGDDTSSSDSSDVTSEDDSTVVMKMRSRSPSPRKGKHRGHPSGSRSRSGSPYQAQMKEVDVTKAPPPSTTAETDCKSIGGPAEGSSSHLSGPEEQEKNSQDPGV